A section of the Methanothermobacter sp. genome encodes:
- a CDS encoding class II glutamine amidotransferase → MCELLGFCFNREVKPSFSLRGFRMRSEDNPDGWGLAFYPDESVQVYKEPCPSKESPLSQFLENYEPIGSWIIISHIRKISSGDKSHRNTHPFQREWDGRDHVFAHNGTLNIDNPEGGRYKPVGTTDSEIAFCHIMNRISEEGVKFRDDEDYEWLWSVLNEINRHGIFNCLLSDGKHLFSYHDMEGYKGLYQLHRRAPYGPVELLDDDYQIDLAHEKKPDQEGYIIASKPLTSEKWETFLRGELRVYRDGKLIFRFSAESI, encoded by the coding sequence TTGTGTGAACTTCTGGGGTTCTGTTTTAACCGGGAAGTGAAACCATCCTTTTCCCTGAGGGGTTTCAGGATGAGGTCAGAGGATAATCCAGATGGCTGGGGGCTGGCCTTCTATCCAGATGAATCGGTACAGGTTTACAAAGAGCCCTGCCCATCAAAGGAGAGTCCGCTGTCACAGTTCCTGGAGAACTATGAACCTATAGGTTCCTGGATCATAATATCCCATATACGTAAGATAAGCAGCGGGGATAAGTCCCACAGGAACACCCACCCCTTCCAGAGGGAATGGGACGGACGGGACCATGTGTTCGCCCACAACGGCACCCTCAACATTGATAACCCTGAGGGTGGAAGGTATAAGCCCGTTGGGACAACTGACTCCGAGATCGCATTCTGCCACATCATGAACCGCATCAGTGAGGAGGGCGTTAAATTCAGGGATGACGAGGATTACGAGTGGCTCTGGAGCGTCCTGAATGAAATAAACAGGCATGGAATATTTAACTGCCTCCTATCCGACGGTAAACACCTCTTCTCCTATCATGACATGGAGGGGTACAAAGGTCTCTACCAGTTGCATCGAAGAGCGCCCTACGGTCCCGTTGAACTCCTTGATGACGATTACCAGATAGACCTCGCCCATGAGAAGAAACCTGATCAGGAGGGTTACATAATCGCAAGTAAACCTCTGACCAGTGAAAAATGGGAGACCTTCCTTCGAGGAGAATTGAGGGTCTACAGAGATGGGAAGTTAATCTTCAGATTCAGTGCGGAGAGCATCTGA
- the hisB gene encoding imidazoleglycerol-phosphate dehydratase HisB yields the protein MRRSLKTRETLETHVKVDLNLDGSGRSNVNTGLGFLDHMLGSLARHGLMDLEVEARGDLEVDDHHTVEDVALTLGEALREALGDGKGIRRMAHAMVPMDESLATVALDLGGRPYTVLELDFGVNKIGDVSSDNIGHFFESFAASAAINIHASVRGSNDHHKAEALFKALAMALRDAVRVEHDMIPSTKGRL from the coding sequence ATGAGAAGAAGTCTGAAGACCCGGGAAACCCTTGAAACCCATGTGAAGGTTGATCTGAACCTTGATGGCAGTGGAAGGTCAAATGTGAATACAGGTCTTGGATTCCTTGACCACATGCTTGGATCGCTGGCCCGTCACGGGCTCATGGACCTTGAGGTGGAGGCAAGGGGAGATCTGGAGGTGGACGACCACCACACGGTTGAGGATGTTGCACTGACACTGGGCGAGGCCCTCAGGGAGGCCCTTGGTGATGGAAAGGGTATAAGGAGGATGGCCCATGCGATGGTCCCGATGGATGAGTCCCTGGCCACAGTTGCACTGGACCTGGGTGGAAGACCCTACACGGTACTTGAACTTGATTTCGGTGTTAATAAGATCGGGGATGTCTCATCAGATAACATAGGGCATTTCTTTGAGTCATTTGCGGCTTCTGCTGCCATTAACATCCATGCATCTGTCAGGGGAAGTAACGACCACCATAAGGCCGAGGCACTCTTCAAGGCACTTGCAATGGCACTCAGGGACGCTGTACGGGTTGAACACGATATGATTCCAAGCACCAAGGGCAGATTGTAG
- a CDS encoding ferredoxin family protein: MKIIVDPDKCTGCGECREACPKGGRIWTIDRRKPARASNLEFCHQCMICASKCPEGAIRIIRDDNYEKKSEDPGNP; this comes from the coding sequence TTGAAGATAATTGTGGATCCAGATAAATGCACCGGATGCGGTGAGTGCCGTGAGGCGTGTCCCAAGGGGGGCAGGATATGGACCATAGACAGGAGAAAACCTGCCAGAGCCTCAAATCTTGAATTCTGCCACCAGTGCATGATATGTGCAAGTAAATGTCCTGAAGGCGCCATAAGGATCATAAGGGATGATAACTATGAGAAGAAGTCTGAAGACCCGGGAAACCCTTGA
- a CDS encoding TOBE domain-containing protein — MSFSCRISIDGTEVPMDGRRFRLLRLIQSRGSISKAAEEAGIPYRSALAYIKNIEELLGEEVVETRRGGKGGGGGSRLTETGVRVILEYLKLKRALERQISSNEIRGTVEEISGYGSRIRVGNSLLEAPVVEGLSPGDEVILLVDPEDIVVMGERYDTSMRNTIPGTVTGLELEGDIVTVRINAGDIKLKTRITRESQRKMKLNPGSNVYAGFKAVAVTVLKI; from the coding sequence ATGAGCTTCAGCTGCAGAATCAGCATTGACGGAACCGAAGTCCCCATGGATGGGAGAAGGTTCAGACTTCTCAGGCTGATCCAGAGCAGGGGTTCCATAAGCAAAGCAGCAGAGGAGGCGGGTATCCCCTACCGCAGCGCCCTTGCCTATATAAAGAACATTGAGGAACTCCTCGGTGAAGAGGTCGTGGAAACCAGAAGGGGTGGAAAGGGGGGTGGTGGAGGTAGCAGACTCACAGAAACAGGCGTCAGGGTTATCCTTGAGTATCTTAAATTAAAGAGGGCCCTCGAAAGGCAGATTTCCAGTAACGAAATCAGGGGAACCGTTGAGGAAATCTCAGGGTATGGTTCAAGAATAAGGGTGGGAAACTCCCTCCTGGAGGCGCCAGTGGTTGAGGGGTTATCCCCTGGAGATGAGGTCATACTCCTCGTTGACCCTGAGGACATTGTGGTCATGGGTGAGAGGTACGATACCAGCATGAGGAACACCATTCCAGGAACTGTTACAGGCCTTGAACTGGAAGGGGACATTGTGACCGTCAGGATCAATGCAGGGGACATTAAACTCAAGACCCGTATAACACGTGAATCTCAACGTAAAATGAAACTGAACCCTGGATCCAATGTATATGCTGGTTTTAAGGCTGTTGCTGTTACTGTTCTTAAGATATGA
- a CDS encoding oligosaccharide flippase family protein: MASSGTSKLLKGSFFIIIGNLLFRVGGYIYRVLMTRLLGPEGYGLLGLTLPFQGIFQILAAGGLPPAIAKYVAQHRALKEDEMARQVVVTSLKVMIFLGLTFSLVMFFTAPWLANQFFHKPAAQYPLQAVALITPFSVIVGAFRGAFQGIYRMEYVVITRAVEQVFMIILAVVLVMAGFYAAGAVMGTAMGFLASAISAILIFKRLMNSYFPPAPPEKRLTIREELGLVKVLLSFSIPVIITALSEMAIYDISVFVIGVFMATTSVGYYTAADPIARLPLVVSLSVATAVLPAASEAFALKDRRLLETYIVQSYRVVTLLVLPMCVGIAVFSEPLLELLFGSNFIFGAGALSILVVGMSFYTLFMISSSIAQGIGYPRLPMYVLVAGTVINLALNVALVPLLGIEGGALATTIAALIIMIIILWKTSEITGVKPPGLSLLRIGFASGVMGVFMLLLPRTIMGLLLAIIFSPLVYGAGLLLIGGVEKRDVRLLRKSASRMGPLSGAMNRVADLMDRWAR; the protein is encoded by the coding sequence ATGGCATCTTCAGGTACCTCCAAACTCTTAAAGGGCAGCTTCTTTATAATAATCGGCAACCTCCTCTTCAGGGTGGGTGGATATATATACCGGGTTCTCATGACACGTCTCCTTGGACCCGAGGGCTACGGACTCCTGGGACTGACACTCCCATTCCAGGGGATATTCCAGATACTGGCCGCTGGGGGTCTGCCGCCGGCAATAGCCAAGTATGTGGCCCAGCACCGGGCCCTCAAGGAGGATGAGATGGCCAGGCAGGTTGTTGTAACCTCGCTGAAGGTCATGATATTTCTTGGTCTGACTTTCTCCCTCGTAATGTTCTTCACAGCACCCTGGCTTGCAAACCAGTTCTTCCATAAACCGGCCGCCCAGTACCCCCTGCAGGCTGTTGCACTCATAACACCCTTCAGTGTTATAGTTGGGGCCTTCAGGGGCGCATTTCAGGGCATATACCGGATGGAGTACGTCGTGATTACAAGGGCGGTTGAGCAGGTTTTCATGATAATTCTCGCCGTTGTCCTTGTGATGGCCGGTTTCTATGCAGCAGGGGCGGTTATGGGTACCGCCATGGGTTTTCTTGCATCGGCCATATCAGCTATCCTGATATTCAAAAGGCTGATGAACAGCTACTTCCCACCTGCTCCCCCAGAAAAGAGGCTGACCATCAGGGAGGAGCTGGGGCTTGTGAAAGTGCTTCTCTCATTCTCCATCCCCGTTATAATCACCGCCCTCTCTGAGATGGCGATATACGATATAAGTGTATTTGTGATAGGTGTGTTCATGGCAACAACCTCTGTGGGATACTACACCGCGGCTGATCCCATCGCAAGGCTTCCCCTTGTAGTATCCCTCTCTGTGGCAACCGCTGTTCTTCCTGCGGCATCAGAGGCCTTCGCACTGAAGGACAGGAGGCTCCTTGAAACCTACATTGTACAGTCATACAGGGTCGTGACTCTCCTTGTGCTTCCCATGTGTGTTGGCATAGCAGTCTTCTCAGAGCCCCTCCTTGAACTACTCTTTGGGAGCAACTTCATCTTCGGTGCTGGTGCCCTGAGCATACTGGTTGTTGGGATGAGCTTCTACACCCTCTTCATGATATCATCAAGTATCGCCCAGGGGATAGGTTACCCCCGTCTTCCAATGTACGTTCTGGTTGCCGGGACTGTCATAAACCTTGCACTGAACGTTGCCCTCGTACCATTACTTGGAATCGAGGGGGGAGCCCTTGCAACAACAATCGCAGCCCTTATCATAATGATCATCATCCTCTGGAAGACCTCAGAGATAACCGGTGTGAAGCCACCGGGCCTCTCACTTCTCAGGATAGGATTCGCATCAGGGGTTATGGGGGTCTTCATGCTGCTCCTTCCCCGGACCATCATGGGGCTCCTTCTGGCAATAATCTTCAGTCCCCTGGTTTACGGTGCAGGCCTGCTCCTTATAGGGGGTGTTGAGAAGCGGGACGTGAGGCTTCTGAGGAAGTCCGCATCAAGGATGGGCCCCCTCTCAGGAGCCATGAACAGGGTGGCTGACCTCATGGACCGCTGGGCAAGGTGA
- a CDS encoding flavodoxin family protein, translating to MIVGICGSPRKQATHYVLERALEKLADEGLETEFFTVRGKSISPCRHCDYCLRNKECVLKDDMYPLYDLLRGARGIIIATPVYNGGVSAQVKAIMDRCRALGAEDYDSLRGKLGMGIAVGGDRCGGQEPALMQIHTFYILNGVIPVSGGSFGANLGACLWSRDTVEGVKEDSYGFKTLDKTLKMFKRFLNSQTP from the coding sequence ATGATAGTGGGTATATGTGGAAGCCCCAGGAAACAGGCCACCCATTACGTGCTTGAAAGGGCCCTTGAAAAACTGGCGGATGAGGGACTTGAAACGGAGTTCTTCACCGTTAGGGGTAAGAGCATCTCACCCTGCAGGCACTGTGACTACTGCCTCAGAAATAAGGAGTGTGTGCTGAAGGACGACATGTACCCACTCTACGACCTCCTTAGGGGGGCCCGGGGAATCATAATTGCAACCCCTGTCTACAATGGTGGTGTCAGCGCCCAGGTGAAGGCCATAATGGACCGCTGCCGGGCGCTTGGCGCAGAGGACTACGACTCCCTGAGGGGTAAGTTGGGCATGGGCATAGCTGTTGGTGGCGACAGGTGCGGGGGGCAGGAACCTGCCCTCATGCAGATACACACCTTCTACATCCTCAACGGAGTAATACCAGTAAGCGGGGGGTCCTTCGGAGCAAACCTGGGGGCGTGTCTCTGGTCAAGGGACACCGTCGAGGGCGTTAAGGAGGACTCCTACGGGTTTAAAACCCTTGATAAAACCCTCAAAATGTTTAAGAGATTTCTGAATTCCCAGACCCCATAA